In Blautia sp. SC05B48, a single genomic region encodes these proteins:
- a CDS encoding PPC domain-containing DNA-binding protein — protein sequence MEYRRFGNTIYLRLDPKEEILEEIGKVAKKENIRLAQVTGLGAINDFTAGVYNTVTKEYHSIQFQGAFEIVSLTGTVTRKDGDVYLHLHIAAGDEEGHVHGGHLNRAIISATAEIQIQVIDGEIGREFSQEIGLNLFKF from the coding sequence ATGGAATACAGACGTTTTGGAAACACGATCTATCTTCGTCTTGATCCGAAGGAAGAGATCCTGGAGGAGATCGGCAAGGTTGCAAAAAAAGAGAATATCCGCCTTGCACAGGTCACAGGCCTTGGCGCCATCAATGATTTCACTGCAGGCGTATACAACACAGTGACAAAGGAATACCACTCTATTCAGTTCCAGGGAGCGTTTGAGATCGTATCACTTACCGGTACCGTTACCCGCAAAGACGGTGACGTTTATCTTCATCTCCATATCGCAGCCGGTGACGAGGAAGGCCATGTACACGGCGGTCATCTGAACCGTGCCATCATCAGCGCTACTGCCGAGATCCAGATCCAGGTGATCGACGGAGAGATCGGCCGTGAGTTCAGTCAGGAGATCGGTCTGAATCTGTTTAAATTCTGA
- a CDS encoding NAD(P)H-dependent flavin oxidoreductase encodes MKNLKIGDKLTRFPLIQGGMGVGISLGRLAGTVAKEGGIGIISTAQIGYREKDFDRNTEEANQRAILSEMKKARRISPDGIIGYNIMVALKEYASHVKAAVHAGADLIISGAGLPTELPALVSGSKTKIAPIVSTDKSAKVILKYWERKYKRTADLVVIEGPQAGGHLGFHKEELDSYTPEAYDNEIRKIVQTVKGYAAKFGTEIPVVAAGGIATHEDVKHVFDLGVDGVQVATRFIPTEECDADIRLKESLIHTTKDDIAIVKSPVGMPGRAIMNPFMQHVMAGEKIPHSPCHRCLAKCSPGEIPYCITDKLIAAVKGDVENGLLFCGAKAYMADKIETVHDVIADLFGTESECI; translated from the coding sequence ATGAAGAATTTAAAAATCGGTGATAAACTTACGAGATTTCCCCTGATCCAGGGTGGAATGGGCGTTGGTATCAGCCTTGGCCGTCTGGCAGGCACCGTTGCAAAGGAAGGCGGGATTGGAATCATTTCCACCGCTCAGATCGGCTACCGGGAAAAGGATTTCGACCGGAATACCGAAGAAGCCAACCAGCGGGCTATCCTGTCCGAGATGAAAAAAGCACGCAGGATTTCTCCTGACGGTATCATCGGCTACAACATCATGGTTGCACTGAAGGAGTACGCATCTCATGTAAAAGCCGCTGTCCATGCCGGCGCTGACCTGATCATCTCCGGTGCAGGACTTCCTACAGAGCTCCCTGCTCTTGTCAGCGGAAGCAAAACAAAGATCGCCCCCATTGTATCAACGGACAAATCTGCAAAGGTTATCCTGAAATACTGGGAAAGAAAGTACAAGCGCACTGCAGACCTTGTGGTGATCGAAGGTCCCCAGGCAGGCGGTCATCTGGGCTTCCACAAGGAAGAGCTGGATTCCTATACACCGGAAGCCTACGACAATGAAATCCGAAAGATCGTCCAGACCGTAAAAGGCTATGCCGCAAAATTCGGCACGGAAATCCCAGTAGTAGCTGCCGGCGGCATCGCTACTCACGAGGATGTAAAGCATGTCTTTGATCTTGGTGTGGACGGCGTTCAGGTTGCCACCCGTTTTATCCCAACGGAAGAATGTGACGCAGACATCCGGCTGAAAGAATCCCTGATCCACACCACAAAGGACGACATCGCCATTGTAAAAAGCCCGGTAGGTATGCCAGGTCGTGCCATTATGAATCCCTTCATGCAGCACGTCATGGCCGGTGAAAAAATTCCGCACAGTCCCTGCCACCGCTGCCTTGCCAAATGTTCTCCCGGCGAGATCCCTTACTGCATTACTGACAAGCTGATCGCCGCCGTAAAGGGCGACGTGGAAAACGGCCTGCTGTTCTGCGGAGCAAAGGCCTATATGGCAGATAAGATCGAAACCGTGCACGATGTGATCGCTGATCTGTTTGGCACAGAATCGGAATGCATCTGA
- a CDS encoding carbohydrate ABC transporter permease, translating to MSQIENMAVPAVGNMSKEELLELKKAMNAKALAKRRTRTALRVTANVVFAVLILLPLLYAISIALMPSGELFTTELNLFPKNPTFSNFINAFRTVPLLRFILNSFIMAGCITIGQIITCSLAAFAFSFLEFKGKGILFMVVMATMMVPGEATIISNYLTVSGWGMLDTYQVLIVPYLTSAMGIFLFRQFYMTFPISLYESAKLDGCSNLKFIVRILLPLTKSAIGAMAVYTFINAWNMYMWPLLVTGSNNMRTVQIGISMLDSVDSQSITLMIAGVVMIIIPSISIFIIGQKQLIRGMFSGAVKG from the coding sequence ATGAGCCAGATAGAAAATATGGCAGTCCCGGCAGTGGGAAACATGTCAAAAGAGGAGCTTCTGGAGCTGAAAAAAGCCATGAATGCAAAAGCTCTTGCAAAAAGAAGGACAAGAACAGCACTCCGTGTTACAGCAAATGTTGTGTTTGCAGTTCTGATCCTGCTTCCATTGCTTTATGCCATCAGTATTGCACTGATGCCTTCCGGTGAATTGTTTACAACAGAGTTGAATCTCTTTCCCAAGAATCCGACCTTTTCCAACTTTATCAATGCATTCCGCACCGTTCCGCTTCTCCGATTCATATTGAATTCCTTTATCATGGCGGGATGCATTACCATCGGACAGATCATTACCTGTTCTCTTGCTGCTTTTGCGTTTTCTTTCCTGGAATTCAAAGGAAAAGGTATTCTCTTCATGGTTGTGATGGCAACCATGATGGTTCCGGGAGAGGCAACGATCATTTCCAATTACCTTACTGTATCAGGCTGGGGAATGCTGGATACCTATCAGGTACTGATCGTGCCTTACCTTACATCCGCAATGGGAATTTTCCTGTTCCGTCAGTTTTACATGACTTTCCCGATCTCACTGTACGAATCGGCAAAGCTTGACGGCTGCAGCAATCTGAAATTTATCGTAAGGATCCTGCTTCCGCTGACAAAATCCGCTATCGGAGCTATGGCAGTGTATACCTTCATCAATGCATGGAATATGTACATGTGGCCGTTGCTTGTAACAGGCTCCAACAATATGAGAACGGTTCAGATCGGTATCAGTATGCTGGACAGTGTGGATTCACAGTCCATCACCCTGATGATCGCAGGCGTTGTTATGATCATCATTCCGTCCATTTCTATCTTTATCATTGGACAGAAACAGCTGATCAGAGGAATGTTTTCGGGCGCAGTCAAGGGCTGA
- a CDS encoding ABC transporter substrate-binding protein, giving the protein MKKKIIAAFLTTAMTIGSLSGVTVFAADAGTDEIVEMADASDVDGTTITFWHSMGGVNGEAIDTLVKKFNDENKYGITVDAQYQGEYDDSLNKLKSAQIGNMGADLVQVYEIGTRFMIDSGWIVPMQQMIDADSYDVSEIEPNLAAYYTIDNELYSMPFNSSTPIMYYNKDMFDKAGITEIPDSLEGIGEIGQDLLDKGGAGEVMSLGIYGWFFEQFIGKQGLEYANNGNGRKEAATAVAFDENSAAKNILTAWKDLNDKGFAPVVGKGGDAGLADFSAGKSAITLGSTASLKQILQDVNGKFEVGTAYFPKIKSSDEGGVSIGGASLWALNNNDPKKLRATWEFVKFLISPESQAYWNAQTGYFPVTVKAQDEQVFKDNVAKYPQFQTAIDQLHDSSADYAGALLSVFPEARATVESEIESMLNGKEDVDTAVKNMADSINKSIEEYNLVNE; this is encoded by the coding sequence ATGAAGAAAAAAATCATCGCAGCTTTCCTTACCACAGCAATGACCATCGGTTCTCTTTCCGGAGTAACTGTATTCGCCGCAGATGCCGGTACAGATGAAATAGTGGAAATGGCAGATGCTTCTGATGTAGACGGAACTACCATTACCTTCTGGCATTCCATGGGTGGTGTCAATGGTGAGGCAATCGATACACTGGTAAAAAAATTCAATGATGAGAATAAATACGGAATTACCGTAGATGCTCAGTATCAGGGTGAATATGATGACTCCCTGAATAAGCTGAAAAGTGCACAGATCGGAAACATGGGTGCGGATCTTGTACAGGTATATGAGATCGGAACAAGATTCATGATCGATTCCGGATGGATCGTGCCTATGCAGCAGATGATCGATGCGGACAGCTACGATGTATCTGAGATCGAGCCGAACCTGGCTGCATACTACACCATCGACAATGAGCTGTACTCCATGCCGTTCAACTCTTCCACACCGATCATGTATTACAACAAGGACATGTTTGACAAAGCAGGAATCACAGAAATTCCGGACAGCCTGGAGGGCATCGGTGAGATCGGACAGGATCTTCTGGACAAAGGCGGCGCAGGCGAGGTCATGTCTCTTGGAATCTATGGATGGTTCTTCGAGCAGTTTATCGGAAAGCAGGGCCTTGAGTATGCAAACAACGGAAACGGACGTAAAGAGGCTGCAACAGCAGTTGCTTTTGATGAAAACAGTGCTGCAAAGAATATCCTTACAGCATGGAAGGATCTTAACGACAAGGGCTTCGCACCGGTCGTAGGAAAAGGCGGCGATGCAGGTCTGGCAGATTTCTCCGCAGGAAAATCTGCGATCACACTTGGCTCCACAGCTTCCCTGAAACAGATCCTTCAGGATGTAAACGGAAAATTTGAGGTTGGTACTGCATACTTTCCGAAGATCAAATCCAGCGATGAGGGTGGTGTTTCCATCGGAGGTGCATCTCTCTGGGCACTGAACAACAACGATCCGAAAAAGCTTCGTGCAACATGGGAATTCGTAAAATTCCTGATCTCTCCGGAGTCTCAGGCTTACTGGAACGCACAGACCGGATACTTCCCTGTAACTGTAAAGGCTCAGGACGAGCAGGTATTCAAGGATAATGTTGCAAAATACCCGCAGTTCCAGACAGCAATCGACCAGCTTCATGATTCTTCCGCAGACTATGCAGGTGCTCTGTTAAGTGTATTCCCTGAGGCAAGAGCTACAGTAGAGTCTGAGATCGAGAGCATGCTCAACGGAAAAGAGGATGTGGATACAGCTGTGAAAAACATGGCAGATTCCATCAACAAATCCATCGAAGAGTATAATCTGGTGAATGAATAA
- a CDS encoding glycosyltransferase family 2 protein, with protein sequence MEKPLVSVVMPVYNGERYIGKAIESALGQEVPVEVLVIDDCSADGTELAVMKYMDSGKIRYIRNEQNMGAARSRNRGVKEARGKYIAFLDADDWWEKGKLKAQTEVMEQTGCAICSTGRELMTPDGRTTGKYIPVKERITYRELLKHNSINCSSVLLRREDALAFPMEHDDSHEDYITWLRILGKGGFAAGINRPYLKYRLSEEGKSRNKLKSAAMTYQVYRYVGYGPLKSLFFFVSYAFHGIWKYR encoded by the coding sequence ATGGAAAAACCGTTGGTTTCCGTAGTGATGCCCGTATATAACGGGGAAAGATATATTGGAAAAGCGATCGAATCAGCACTGGGACAGGAGGTTCCGGTAGAAGTGCTGGTCATTGATGATTGTTCTGCAGACGGCACGGAGCTTGCTGTGATGAAATATATGGACAGCGGAAAGATCCGTTATATCCGAAATGAACAGAATATGGGTGCTGCCCGTTCCAGAAACCGGGGCGTGAAGGAAGCCCGGGGAAAATATATCGCATTTCTGGATGCGGATGACTGGTGGGAAAAGGGCAAGCTGAAAGCCCAGACTGAGGTTATGGAACAGACCGGCTGTGCAATCTGCTCCACCGGAAGAGAATTGATGACGCCGGATGGCCGCACTACCGGCAAATATATTCCAGTAAAGGAACGGATCACATACAGGGAGCTTCTGAAGCATAACAGCATCAACTGTTCTTCCGTATTGCTGCGCAGAGAAGATGCACTTGCGTTTCCAATGGAGCATGATGACAGCCATGAAGATTACATTACCTGGCTCCGGATATTGGGAAAGGGAGGATTTGCAGCAGGGATCAACAGACCTTACCTGAAATACCGGCTCAGTGAAGAGGGAAAATCCAGAAACAAGCTGAAGTCTGCGGCAATGACTTATCAGGTGTATCGGTACGTGGGATATGGTCCGCTGAAGAGTCTGTTTTTCTTTGTTTCCTATGCGTTCCACGGGATATGGAAATACCGTTGA
- a CDS encoding carbohydrate ABC transporter permease gives MGNNSKSKITPYLYLVPCMLIFGIFLFYPFVKTIYLSLYKTNKMGQAKLYVGLGNYKELLQSASFINSLKVTLIFVLIVVVGGMLLGLIAAVLCNKAFPGIRVFSTSYALPMAIASSSAAMIFQIMLHPAVGIVNKLTGLDINWLNDPNTALICVAILTAWLNSGINFLYFSAGLGNIDETIYERASVDGASSVQQFFSLTLPGLSPIMFYTLVVNIIQAFQSFGQIKILTEGGPNESTNVIVYSIYRDAFFNYRFGSAAAQSVILFVIIMIITLIMFRIEKKGVNY, from the coding sequence ATGGGAAATAACAGCAAAAGCAAGATCACACCGTACTTATATCTGGTGCCTTGTATGCTTATTTTTGGAATTTTTCTGTTTTATCCGTTTGTGAAAACAATTTATTTAAGTCTTTACAAGACCAACAAGATGGGACAGGCAAAGCTGTACGTTGGTCTGGGGAACTATAAAGAACTGCTTCAGTCAGCATCCTTTATCAACAGTCTGAAGGTGACGCTGATCTTTGTGCTGATCGTTGTGGTCGGCGGCATGCTTCTTGGTCTGATCGCAGCAGTGCTTTGCAACAAGGCGTTTCCGGGAATCCGGGTGTTCAGTACATCTTATGCTCTGCCAATGGCTATTGCATCCAGTTCTGCGGCAATGATCTTCCAGATCATGCTCCACCCGGCAGTAGGTATTGTGAACAAACTTACCGGCCTGGATATCAACTGGCTGAACGATCCGAATACTGCTCTGATCTGCGTAGCCATTCTTACTGCGTGGCTTAACAGCGGGATCAATTTTCTGTATTTTTCCGCAGGACTCGGAAATATTGATGAGACCATTTATGAGAGAGCTTCTGTGGATGGAGCCAGCAGCGTGCAGCAGTTTTTCAGCCTGACGCTTCCGGGACTTTCCCCGATCATGTTTTACACACTGGTGGTAAATATCATACAGGCATTTCAGTCCTTTGGACAGATCAAGATCCTGACGGAGGGTGGTCCTAATGAGTCTACCAATGTTATTGTTTATTCCATTTACAGGGATGCGTTTTTTAACTATCGCTTCGGAAGTGCGGCAGCCCAGTCTGTTATCCTGTTTGTGATCATCATGATCATCACACTGATCATGTTCCGTATTGAGAAGAAGGGAGTGAATTACTGA
- a CDS encoding IS701 family transposase, with product MSILISIFISGYHGKTTDFAKNSSCHRTTIAHFLNSGKWDDSLLSDTLKCSVIEIIYSEAARTGKPVLCIVDDTIASKTKPSSQALHPIEDAYFHQSHLKGKPDYGHQAVAVMLSCNGIVLNYAFVMYNKSISKIDIVQSIAKELPVPPVMSYFLCDCWYVSEKIINTFAQRGFHTIGALKTNRLLYPSGMKKKLRELAAELSVTHREFDLVTVKKRNYYVYRYEGNLNGIENAVVLLSYPEKAFGNPKALRAFISTNAALSTQEILSWYVCRWPIEVFFRQCKDKLALDSYQIRSAQGIKRYWLLMSLAHFMCAVGTGRFCSFETGYHEICDTIQLEKYRYLFQCAKESNDFDSFMKFAV from the coding sequence ATGAGTATCCTAATCAGTATTTTCATTTCAGGATATCATGGAAAAACCACGGACTTTGCTAAAAACAGTTCCTGCCACAGAACTACGATTGCCCATTTCCTCAATTCCGGAAAATGGGATGATTCCTTACTTTCAGATACGTTAAAATGCTCTGTCATTGAGATTATTTATTCAGAAGCAGCACGCACCGGAAAACCTGTTCTCTGTATTGTGGACGATACGATTGCTTCAAAGACAAAGCCTTCGTCACAGGCTTTACATCCGATTGAAGATGCGTATTTTCACCAATCCCATTTAAAGGGAAAACCGGATTACGGGCATCAGGCAGTTGCTGTTATGCTTTCCTGCAATGGCATTGTTCTGAACTATGCTTTTGTAATGTACAATAAGTCAATTTCCAAGATTGACATTGTACAAAGCATTGCAAAGGAGCTGCCTGTTCCACCGGTAATGTCCTATTTTCTTTGCGACTGCTGGTATGTTTCTGAAAAGATAATCAATACCTTTGCACAGAGAGGGTTCCATACCATCGGTGCTTTGAAAACAAACCGTTTGCTGTATCCATCGGGAATGAAAAAGAAACTTCGTGAACTGGCCGCCGAATTGTCTGTTACACATCGTGAATTTGACCTTGTGACAGTCAAAAAACGAAACTATTATGTGTACCGGTACGAGGGAAACCTCAACGGCATAGAAAATGCGGTAGTTCTTTTGAGTTATCCGGAAAAAGCATTTGGTAATCCCAAAGCATTGCGTGCTTTCATCAGTACAAACGCAGCCCTGTCTACACAGGAGATTCTTTCCTGGTATGTGTGTCGATGGCCGATTGAAGTATTTTTCCGCCAGTGTAAGGATAAACTGGCACTGGACAGCTATCAGATACGCTCTGCACAGGGAATCAAAAGGTACTGGCTACTTATGTCACTGGCACATTTCATGTGTGCAGTGGGTACTGGTAGGTTCTGTTCGTTTGAAACTGGATATCACGAAATCTGTGATACCATTCAGCTGGAAAAGTATCGTTATCTTTTTCAATGCGCAAAGGAAAGCAATGATTTTGATTCATTTATGAAATTCGCAGTGTAG
- a CDS encoding ABC transporter ATP-binding protein, translated as MSEIALRNVCKQFDSEHYGVKDFNLDIHDKEFVIFVGPSGCGKSTTLRIIAGLEEITDGELWIDGEFSNYLEPKERGMSMVFQNYALYPNMTVYGNMAYALKIRKLPKDEIDRKVHEVAKILEIEQLLDRKPAALSGGQKQRVAIGSAIIRKPKAFLMDEPLSNLDAKLRAQMRVELVKLHKQLDTTIIYVTHDQTEAMTLGTKIVVMKDGLIQQVGAPQSIYDNPVNLFVAGFLGSPSMNFFRCTVKAEENNRTALLLDDAKTVKKVYLDGTRGKQIADRYNGRHVILGIRPEDIYELAEAKKLGIENKSVDVDEPVVNREMLGAEVILYFDEQGKTLAVRLSPENQTQVGEKVSLYFDMEKAHVFDPETEENIFVL; from the coding sequence ATGTCAGAAATTGCACTCAGAAATGTATGTAAGCAATTTGATTCAGAGCATTACGGTGTGAAGGATTTTAACCTTGATATACATGACAAAGAGTTTGTGATCTTTGTAGGTCCGTCCGGATGTGGAAAATCTACTACTTTGCGTATCATCGCAGGTCTGGAGGAGATTACAGACGGTGAGCTGTGGATCGACGGTGAGTTTTCCAATTATCTGGAACCAAAGGAGCGTGGAATGTCCATGGTTTTCCAGAACTATGCTTTATATCCCAATATGACAGTTTACGGAAATATGGCATATGCCCTGAAGATCCGTAAGCTTCCGAAGGATGAGATCGACAGAAAGGTCCACGAGGTGGCAAAGATCCTGGAGATCGAGCAGCTTCTTGACCGGAAGCCGGCAGCTCTTTCCGGCGGTCAGAAACAGCGAGTTGCCATCGGAAGTGCAATTATCCGGAAGCCGAAAGCCTTTCTCATGGATGAGCCCCTTTCCAACCTGGATGCAAAGCTTCGTGCCCAGATGCGTGTGGAGCTTGTAAAATTACATAAACAGCTGGATACCACTATTATTTATGTAACACATGACCAGACAGAGGCCATGACTCTTGGGACTAAGATCGTGGTCATGAAGGATGGTCTGATCCAGCAGGTGGGAGCACCTCAGAGTATTTATGACAATCCGGTAAATCTTTTCGTGGCAGGCTTCCTTGGTTCTCCGTCTATGAACTTTTTCCGGTGTACGGTAAAAGCAGAAGAAAATAATCGCACGGCTCTTCTTCTGGATGATGCCAAAACTGTGAAAAAGGTTTATCTGGACGGAACCAGAGGAAAACAGATCGCAGACAGATATAATGGCAGACACGTGATCCTTGGAATCCGTCCGGAGGATATCTACGAGCTTGCTGAGGCGAAAAAGCTTGGTATTGAAAATAAAAGCGTAGATGTAGATGAGCCTGTAGTAAACCGCGAGATGCTGGGAGCGGAAGTGATCCTCTATTTTGATGAGCAGGGCAAAACCCTGGCAGTCCGCTTAAGTCCGGAAAATCAGACACAGGTAGGGGAGAAGGTTTCTCTGTATTTTGATATGGAGAAGGCCCATGTGTTTGATCCGGAGACAGAAGAAAATATTTTTGTGTTATGA
- a CDS encoding 50S ribosomal protein L25: protein MITLKAEKRNPNVKAKKLRREGYVTGILSGKEMKEPVALQFDGAEAAKFIKANKEGTQVYLDIEGKKVDALVKNIDYNPIEKQLMALDFQALVAGEKVSTTVAVKLEHTDMVQGIVEQEMEEIHYKADPANLLDTIVIDFNGYPADVRDIHVKDLPIPEGKQVHFVTPEDAVVVHIGEYEAAPEEDEDAEGAEAEAK, encoded by the coding sequence ATGATCACATTGAAAGCAGAGAAAAGAAACCCGAATGTAAAAGCTAAAAAATTAAGACGTGAGGGTTACGTCACAGGAATTCTTAGCGGAAAAGAAATGAAAGAGCCTGTAGCACTTCAGTTTGACGGTGCCGAGGCAGCCAAATTCATTAAAGCAAATAAAGAAGGTACACAGGTTTACCTGGACATCGAAGGCAAGAAGGTTGATGCCCTGGTAAAGAACATTGATTATAATCCAATTGAAAAACAGCTGATGGCTCTGGATTTCCAGGCACTGGTAGCCGGTGAGAAGGTTTCCACAACTGTCGCTGTCAAACTGGAGCACACCGACATGGTTCAGGGTATCGTTGAGCAGGAAATGGAAGAGATCCACTACAAAGCAGATCCGGCCAACCTTCTTGACACCATCGTCATCGACTTCAACGGCTATCCTGCAGACGTCCGTGACATCCATGTAAAAGACCTCCCGATCCCGGAAGGCAAACAGGTTCACTTCGTTACACCTGAGGATGCAGTTGTTGTTCATATCGGTGAGTATGAGGCAGCTCCGGAAGAGGATGAGGACGCTGAAGGCGCTGAAGCTGAAGCGAAGTAA
- the queF gene encoding preQ(1) synthase: MSRENLEKEGITLLGNQKVKYPDNYAPEVLETFLNKHPDNDYFVKFNCPEFTSLCPITGQPDFATITISYVPGEKMVESKSLKLYLFSFRNHGDFHEDCVNIIMKDLIRLMDPKYIEVWGKFTPRGGISIDPYCNYGKAGTRWEEIAWKRLTEHDMYPEKIDNR; this comes from the coding sequence ATGAGCAGAGAAAACCTGGAAAAAGAAGGGATCACCCTTCTTGGAAATCAGAAAGTAAAATATCCGGACAATTATGCTCCGGAGGTACTGGAAACATTTTTGAACAAGCACCCGGACAACGATTACTTTGTAAAATTTAACTGCCCGGAATTTACAAGCCTTTGTCCCATTACCGGACAGCCGGATTTCGCAACGATCACGATATCCTACGTACCCGGTGAAAAAATGGTGGAGAGCAAATCGCTGAAGCTGTATCTTTTCAGCTTCCGCAATCACGGAGATTTTCATGAGGATTGTGTGAACATCATTATGAAGGATCTGATCCGTCTTATGGATCCGAAATACATTGAGGTCTGGGGAAAATTTACTCCGAGAGGCGGCATTTCCATTGATCCCTACTGCAATTATGGAAAAGCTGGAACCAGATGGGAGGAGATTGCCTGGAAACGCCTGACAGAGCATGACATGTACCCGGAAAAGATCGATAACCGGTAG
- a CDS encoding sugar transferase — translation MNRSKREDYKRFVVFCLASLIVIAQAAIFAYVWYDFYSDLILKPFWRKGNWVMILIYALIYLMFAKLYGGLKVGYLKRIDVFYSLTLATICTNVVTYFQITLINRWFMSVRPVIEMTGVQLIVTVLWIWGSRYIYSRLYGARRLLVIYGDRDPGDVIHKMNTRKDKYDISGKVHIREGEEKIHAMMEDYEGVIIWDLPSQIRNRYLKYCFSHSIRCYMSPKISDIILLGTDRIHLFDTPLLMCRNQGLSMEQRAAKRVLDIIVSGLGIIVSSPIMLIIAIAVKVYDGGPVFYLQDRLTYQGKEFRIRKFRSMCVDSEKNGARLASKHDSRITPVGHVLRNLHLDELPQLFNVFMGDMSLVGPRPERDVIMQEYEQEIPEFHYRLKVKAGLTGYAQVYGKYNTTPYDKLKLDLFYIENYSFLLDIKLLFMTVKIFFQKEVSEGVDDNQKNALKDSEDKK, via the coding sequence GTGAATAGAAGTAAAAGAGAAGATTATAAGAGATTTGTGGTATTTTGCCTCGCAAGTCTGATCGTGATCGCACAGGCAGCGATCTTTGCTTATGTATGGTATGATTTTTACAGTGACCTGATCCTGAAGCCATTCTGGAGAAAAGGTAACTGGGTAATGATCCTGATCTATGCGCTGATCTATCTGATGTTTGCCAAGCTTTACGGAGGTCTGAAGGTAGGCTATCTGAAGAGGATCGATGTATTTTATTCACTGACGCTGGCAACGATCTGTACCAATGTTGTGACGTATTTTCAGATCACACTGATCAACAGATGGTTTATGTCGGTCAGACCGGTGATCGAAATGACCGGAGTCCAGCTTATTGTGACGGTACTGTGGATCTGGGGTTCCAGGTATATTTACTCCAGACTGTACGGAGCCAGAAGGCTGCTGGTGATCTACGGAGACCGTGATCCCGGTGATGTGATCCACAAGATGAACACCCGAAAGGATAAATACGATATCAGCGGTAAGGTTCATATCCGTGAGGGCGAAGAGAAAATCCATGCCATGATGGAAGATTATGAAGGCGTGATCATCTGGGATCTTCCATCCCAGATCCGAAACAGGTATCTGAAATACTGTTTTTCTCATTCCATCCGCTGCTATATGAGTCCGAAGATTTCCGATATCATCCTGCTTGGAACAGACAGGATCCATCTGTTTGATACGCCGCTTCTGATGTGCAGGAATCAGGGACTTTCCATGGAGCAGCGTGCAGCCAAGAGAGTTCTGGATATCATTGTTTCCGGACTTGGGATCATCGTATCCTCACCCATCATGCTGATCATTGCCATTGCGGTGAAGGTTTATGACGGCGGTCCGGTATTTTATCTCCAGGATCGTCTTACCTATCAGGGAAAGGAGTTCCGCATCCGGAAATTCCGAAGCATGTGTGTGGATTCCGAGAAGAACGGGGCACGTCTTGCGTCCAAGCATGATTCCCGTATCACACCGGTAGGACATGTTCTGCGTAACCTGCATCTGGATGAGCTTCCCCAGCTGTTTAACGTTTTTATGGGTGATATGTCTCTGGTAGGTCCACGTCCGGAACGAGATGTGATCATGCAGGAATATGAGCAGGAAATCCCGGAATTCCACTATCGTCTTAAGGTAAAAGCCGGACTGACCGGTTATGCTCAGGTATATGGCAAATATAACACCACACCGTATGATAAGCTGAAGCTGGATCTGTTTTATATTGAAAATTATTCATTCCTTCTGGATATCAAGCTTCTGTTTATGACTGTAAAGATCTTTTTCCAGAAAGAAGTTTCCGAGGGCGTGGATGATAATCAGAAGAACGCTCTTAAGGATTCCGAAGACAAAAAATAA